A single window of Halanaerobiaceae bacterium ANBcell28 DNA harbors:
- a CDS encoding YvrJ family protein produces the protein MEDMLRLASSYGFPMVVAIYLLVRIEPLIRSLTRSVDTLTMMIALQSGVKAKDFDDLKTTLKGKSID, from the coding sequence ATGGAAGATATGCTTAGACTGGCAAGTTCATATGGTTTTCCTATGGTAGTGGCCATCTATCTACTAGTAAGGATTGAACCCCTTATCAGAAGCTTGACTAGATCAGTAGATACTCTGACAATGATGATCGCTCTCCAGAGTGGTGTTAAGGCTAAAGACTTTGATGACTTAAAAACTACCTTAAAGGGAAAATCAATAGATTAA
- a CDS encoding LuxR C-terminal-related transcriptional regulator, giving the protein MSEKEKLLQESWLRCYKNNVPKDLKQPLLVAEKQELELSLKKNATLIDIFSKHSENIIKSSNTNNSVIIITDCNGMVLSKYYTNNLSNTGINHLIKQGVYLTEKSCGTNTVSLAMIKKDRVRMSKNDYYCSFFQEWDSLAEPIFMNENAIGYISILISNKDYIRKNFLLLDYLNSKISLNYIKNTLFSREDNQLLNEGECEVLQFTALGYSISEISEKLNISESTVKYRRKILCEKLEASNIVNAIAISITNNLVKISV; this is encoded by the coding sequence TTGTCGGAAAAGGAAAAGTTGTTGCAAGAATCCTGGTTAAGATGCTATAAGAATAATGTTCCTAAAGATTTAAAACAGCCATTGCTTGTCGCTGAAAAACAAGAATTAGAATTAAGTTTAAAAAAGAATGCAACTTTAATTGATATATTTAGTAAACATAGTGAGAATATTATTAAGAGCTCAAATACAAATAACAGTGTGATTATTATAACAGATTGTAATGGTATGGTATTATCGAAATATTATACTAATAATTTAAGTAATACTGGAATTAATCATTTAATTAAACAAGGTGTTTATTTAACTGAAAAAAGCTGTGGAACAAACACAGTTTCATTAGCTATGATTAAAAAAGACAGAGTAAGAATGAGTAAGAATGATTATTATTGTTCTTTTTTTCAGGAATGGGATAGTCTGGCAGAACCTATATTTATGAATGAAAACGCAATTGGATATATAAGTATTTTAATAAGTAATAAAGATTATATCAGAAAGAATTTTTTACTATTAGATTACTTAAACAGCAAGATAAGTTTAAATTATATTAAGAATACTCTATTTAGTAGAGAAGATAATCAATTATTAAATGAAGGAGAATGTGAAGTTTTACAATTTACTGCTTTGGGTTATAGCATAAGTGAAATCAGTGAAAAATTAAATATTTCTGAAAGTACTGTAAAATACAGAAGAAAAATACTATGTGAAAAATTAGAAGCATCCAATATTGTAAATGCTATTGCCATTTCTATTACAAATAACTTAGTGAAAATATCTGTATAA
- a CDS encoding radical SAM protein, with protein MNICLINPPYKCDEPEDNEYSISGYTVPHLGLGYIASLLRKKGYKVDLIECMGQNITVKEVYEKIKNNNYTMIGFSTYDDNRLISFKMIKKIRKIKPNSFIFMGGYTATLSYQSVLINFKEINCCVLGEGEITTLELAQAISNSESYKDTDGIAYVENNNVVKTSPRKLIKNLDILPYPERAFVSNKVISMITSRGCQGHCIYCSIITFYTYCKGKKHRYRSAENIVDEIEFLLNKYDNIKSIWFFDDNFLKYDKNNINRLNKFCDLMGDKKINIPFYITSCPKDINYSVDILKKLKNVGLYKVFVGVESFCQRQLDFFNKNVDYQENIQALQTLKELNLEVNIGFIPLDPFVTIDEIKFNFNILKKYNIRNNSWSPFSVHMQLVAVKNTPFYRLLKNKGLYVNNEKGYIFVNEDVNFFYESIQLWLNILSPMLNISYYVNIANEKQNTTLYKKMKKKYDELIELDIDFILSFCDFINENKNSLTQFENFIKIWEKKYKNIFKQYKLLIKKLN; from the coding sequence ATGAATATTTGTTTAATTAACCCCCCATACAAATGTGATGAACCAGAAGATAATGAATATTCAATTTCTGGATATACTGTTCCTCATTTAGGTCTAGGATATATTGCTTCATTATTAAGAAAAAAAGGTTATAAAGTTGATCTTATTGAATGTATGGGTCAAAACATTACTGTTAAAGAAGTGTATGAAAAAATAAAAAATAATAATTATACTATGATTGGCTTTTCTACATACGATGATAATCGTTTGATTTCATTTAAAATGATAAAAAAAATAAGAAAAATTAAACCAAATTCATTTATTTTTATGGGAGGATATACCGCTACTTTATCATATCAGTCAGTATTAATTAACTTTAAAGAAATTAATTGTTGTGTTTTAGGGGAAGGAGAAATAACCACTTTAGAATTAGCTCAAGCAATATCTAATTCAGAAAGTTATAAAGACACTGATGGTATTGCCTATGTTGAAAATAACAATGTTGTAAAAACTTCTCCCAGAAAATTAATAAAAAATTTGGACATCCTTCCCTACCCAGAACGTGCTTTTGTTTCTAATAAAGTAATTTCTATGATTACAAGTAGAGGATGTCAAGGTCATTGTATTTATTGTTCTATAATTACATTTTATACTTATTGTAAAGGGAAAAAACATCGTTATAGGTCTGCTGAAAATATAGTTGACGAAATAGAATTTTTGTTAAATAAATATGATAATATAAAATCTATATGGTTTTTTGATGATAACTTTTTAAAATATGATAAAAATAATATTAATAGATTAAATAAATTTTGTGATTTAATGGGGGATAAAAAGATTAATATTCCATTTTATATAACTTCATGTCCAAAGGATATTAATTATTCAGTTGATATATTAAAAAAACTTAAAAATGTAGGATTATATAAAGTATTTGTGGGAGTAGAATCTTTTTGCCAACGTCAATTAGATTTTTTCAATAAAAATGTTGATTATCAAGAAAATATTCAGGCGCTACAAACATTAAAGGAATTAAACTTAGAAGTCAATATTGGGTTTATACCACTGGATCCTTTTGTAACCATAGATGAGATAAAATTTAATTTTAATATTTTAAAAAAGTATAATATAAGAAATAATAGTTGGAGTCCATTTTCTGTACATATGCAGTTAGTGGCTGTAAAAAATACTCCTTTTTATAGACTTCTAAAAAACAAAGGGTTGTATGTGAATAATGAAAAAGGATATATATTTGTAAATGAAGATGTTAATTTTTTTTATGAATCAATACAATTGTGGTTGAATATATTATCTCCAATGTTAAATATTAGTTATTATGTTAATATTGCAAATGAAAAACAAAACACAACACTTTATAAAAAAATGAAAAAAAAATATGATGAACTTATAGAACTTGATATTGATTTTATTTTATCATTCTGTGATTTTATAAATGAAAACAAGAATAGCCTTACACAATTTGAAAACTTTATAAAAATTTGGGAGAAAAAATATAAAAATATTTTTAAACAATATAAACTACTAATTAAGAAATTAAATTAA
- a CDS encoding pitrilysin family protein translates to MEKWQLGNGLTVISEQLSNQKTISIGLFIKVGSQDENYSYNGITHLTEHVVTSEFLENCKKLGAVVNAITTKEYICIFVKVIDKYFEKAISYLFHVTLYLEKNNNKLEQCKNIVMNEINEYNNNIENVLDQELFELHYGKDSLAYPIMGNTNNIKGFSIDDIKNHYRNFFNPTNAVLSIVGGIDIDIITKIVNPLFINWENTYTQKTTKYEKKVLIKGGFKNINNNINNNSSLCLCFNGVRKKSKYKSAMLVASNILNNALYKVIREKYGISYLAYCSPMFFVRSGILYVRIDTNNKYINEAYNKFKEIIQYISDNEIHHNDLSVAKKNIINKYIFNHETTSSKMTHYGQSILFNIKSVLDEEVINDIEKVSARDVISVFRKCFSGKTSIITFGKKSMVDNASLF, encoded by the coding sequence ATGGAAAAGTGGCAGTTAGGTAATGGTTTAACTGTTATTTCAGAGCAGTTATCTAATCAAAAAACAATTTCCATAGGGTTATTTATTAAAGTAGGATCACAGGATGAAAATTATTCTTATAATGGAATAACTCACTTAACTGAACATGTTGTAACTAGTGAATTTTTGGAAAACTGTAAAAAACTCGGTGCTGTTGTAAATGCCATTACTACAAAGGAATATATATGTATTTTTGTAAAAGTTATTGATAAATATTTCGAAAAAGCTATTTCATATCTATTCCATGTTACATTATATTTAGAAAAGAACAATAATAAATTAGAGCAATGTAAGAATATAGTTATGAATGAAATTAATGAATATAATAATAATATCGAAAATGTATTAGATCAGGAATTATTTGAATTACATTATGGAAAAGATTCCTTAGCTTATCCAATAATGGGTAACACTAACAATATAAAAGGATTTTCAATAGATGATATTAAAAACCATTACAGAAATTTTTTTAATCCTACTAATGCAGTTTTATCAATTGTTGGTGGTATAGATATAGATATCATAACTAAGATTGTAAATCCGTTATTTATAAATTGGGAAAATACATATACACAGAAGACTACAAAATATGAAAAGAAAGTTTTAATAAAAGGGGGATTTAAGAACATTAATAATAATATTAATAATAATTCTTCCTTATGTTTATGCTTTAATGGTGTTAGAAAAAAATCAAAATATAAAAGTGCAATGTTAGTCGCTAGTAATATACTGAATAATGCATTATATAAAGTAATTAGAGAAAAATATGGAATTTCATACTTGGCTTATTGTTCACCTATGTTTTTTGTAAGAAGTGGGATATTATATGTTCGTATTGATACAAACAATAAATATATTAATGAGGCTTATAATAAATTTAAAGAAATAATACAATATATATCCGATAATGAAATTCATCATAATGATCTATCAGTAGCTAAGAAAAATATTATTAACAAATATATATTTAATCATGAAACAACTTCATCTAAGATGACTCACTATGGACAATCTATACTTTTTAATATTAAATCTGTATTAGATGAAGAAGTTATAAATGATATTGAAAAAGTAAGTGCTAGAGATGTAATTAGTGTTTTTAGAAAGTGTTTTTCAGGTAAAACCTCAATAATTACATTTGGTAAAAAAAGCATGGTAGATAATGCTAGTCTGTTTTAA
- a CDS encoding radical SAM protein gives MLAYNINDKCWYLPLKKLIVKTSKRINNKEFANSISNKWLKQFKDSTIREIPDADTNFKNIYPYCIGLIPTNECNLRCLYCYSNAGEHMKIELSKIKIDNVINLLIRNAIIHKRIRNKDIVSELTISGGGEPTYNWDKFKYIVDTFKYKCKKYNINNKIILVTNGMKGKRKIDYILENIDQINLSFDGPKKIQNIQRPSRNNKGSFKMVDEFIKTCEEKGKEISTRSTILPENFNNLVNICDFIFEKYSNVNIAHIEPLFLVGRGENFKETPLDKMLEFMVSYIDTYNYINKKYSGKILYNSTFIYNVQEYYCSASLGLKPWVHMDGSIIPCTDYITKDNLKIGYVKDSGINYNSNYTGMSLCLKKCKNCFAYYQCGGGCVHNIVKDINGDCASAYSQAYCNMIKKFWEKAILAMSQGKSFCGMKPEPIDVNGEKGLKSAYLIK, from the coding sequence ATGTTAGCGTATAATATTAATGATAAATGTTGGTATTTACCTCTGAAAAAATTAATTGTTAAGACAAGTAAAAGGATTAACAATAAAGAGTTTGCCAACTCAATTTCTAATAAGTGGTTAAAACAATTTAAGGATTCTACAATAAGAGAAATTCCAGATGCTGATACTAATTTTAAAAATATATATCCTTATTGTATCGGATTAATACCAACAAACGAGTGTAATTTAAGATGTTTATATTGTTATAGCAATGCAGGAGAACACATGAAAATTGAATTATCTAAAATAAAAATAGATAATGTAATAAACCTTCTTATAAGGAATGCTATTATTCATAAAAGAATAAGAAATAAAGATATTGTGTCAGAATTAACTATAAGTGGAGGGGGAGAACCAACATATAATTGGGATAAATTCAAATATATTGTTGATACATTTAAGTATAAATGTAAGAAATATAATATTAATAACAAAATTATTTTGGTTACGAATGGTATGAAAGGTAAAAGGAAAATTGATTACATTCTTGAGAATATAGATCAAATTAATTTATCATTTGATGGGCCTAAAAAAATACAAAATATCCAACGCCCTTCTAGGAATAATAAAGGATCTTTTAAGATGGTAGATGAGTTTATAAAAACATGTGAAGAAAAAGGAAAGGAAATATCTACAAGATCTACTATTCTTCCTGAAAACTTTAATAACTTAGTTAATATATGTGATTTTATTTTTGAAAAATATTCTAATGTAAATATAGCTCATATTGAACCTTTATTTTTGGTAGGAAGGGGTGAAAATTTCAAAGAAACTCCTTTAGATAAAATGTTAGAATTTATGGTTTCATATATAGATACATATAATTATATAAATAAAAAATACTCAGGTAAAATACTTTATAATTCTACATTTATATATAATGTTCAGGAATATTATTGTAGTGCATCATTGGGCTTAAAACCATGGGTCCATATGGATGGTAGTATTATTCCTTGTACTGATTATATTACAAAAGATAATTTAAAGATTGGTTATGTTAAAGACTCAGGAATAAATTATAACAGTAATTATACTGGGATGTCACTTTGTTTAAAAAAATGTAAAAATTGTTTTGCTTATTATCAATGTGGTGGGGGATGTGTTCATAATATAGTTAAAGATATAAATGGGGATTGTGCCTCAGCTTATTCCCAAGCTTATTGTAATATGATCAAAAAATTTTGGGAAAAAGCAATTTTAGCAATGAGTCAAGGGAAATCTTTCTGTGGGATGAAACCGGAACCTATTGATGTTAATGGAGAAAAAGGATTAAAATCTGCTTATCTTATTAAATAG
- a CDS encoding PqqD family protein, producing the protein MNIKSNELLKAKISLKSHIVSEKVDKDIILYDEEKNRVITLNETAKIILQLIKSPVKYDSLVENFCSLYEEDNSPNIDEVKKDIFDMLILLYKKDLLSIS; encoded by the coding sequence ATGAATATAAAAAGCAATGAGCTTTTAAAGGCTAAGATTAGTTTGAAAAGTCATATTGTATCAGAAAAGGTTGATAAGGATATAATTCTATATGATGAAGAAAAAAACCGAGTTATAACTTTAAATGAAACAGCAAAAATTATTTTGCAACTAATCAAGTCTCCGGTAAAATATGATAGTCTAGTTGAAAATTTTTGTTCTTTATATGAAGAGGATAATTCACCTAATATAGATGAAGTTAAAAAAGATATTTTTGATATGTTAATATTATTGTATAAAAAGGATTTACTATCAATATCTTAG
- a CDS encoding S24/S26 family peptidase has protein sequence MLDKSKIKEKLLNRELNKCGKAVIHISGNCMVPYIRDGDKVIIKRKKKYYLGDIVLVSSGEKLRAHRIVKKKEGMLITKGDLSFLHDKFYNSNIIGIIQKNLTLNKNFRKSRYKHLLRALISNMNGKLYRKYLFSRNKYIRFVLLKVHEKFTFILKIIV, from the coding sequence ATGTTAGATAAATCGAAGATTAAGGAAAAATTATTAAATCGTGAACTCAATAAATGTGGCAAAGCTGTAATACACATTAGTGGTAATTGTATGGTGCCTTATATAAGGGATGGTGATAAAGTCATAATAAAAAGAAAAAAAAAATACTATTTAGGTGATATAGTCTTAGTCTCATCAGGAGAAAAATTGCGGGCGCATAGAATTGTGAAAAAAAAAGAAGGTATGTTGATAACTAAAGGTGATTTATCATTTTTACATGATAAATTTTATAATAGTAATATTATTGGCATTATACAAAAAAACTTAACACTTAACAAGAATTTTCGTAAATCAAGATATAAACATCTATTAAGAGCTCTTATATCAAATATGAATGGAAAATTATATAGGAAGTATCTTTTTTCAAGAAATAAATATATCAGATTTGTACTACTTAAGGTACATGAAAAATTTACATTTATATTAAAAATAATAGTTTAA
- a CDS encoding nucleotidyltransferase family protein, protein MVSKKEILNYYKYRGLNDIFNKLEKINYAIIKGEPLSILAYGEKGIRTYNDIDILVSKKNLLKVSGILREKAKVEENLTREEKILLYSLSHQIQPINIIYKNITINIDLNYDILWGEYKGQPIDIEEFLSDNIQMNIYGCCIKTLTPLKAFIQLCLHNYKDLNSVFILASRHKISLSSFKDIYNLLINNLDKISIDELYNKCKKYKILPYIYYILFYTNKIYKNNIIDKYVQSFKTSEGVSLLNSYGLNNKERKEWRISFQDRLKCENLYDIIKSDLTEKDISKIKINKKIFN, encoded by the coding sequence ATGGTTTCAAAAAAAGAAATATTGAATTACTACAAATATAGGGGTTTAAATGATATTTTCAATAAATTAGAAAAAATAAATTATGCTATTATAAAAGGTGAACCATTATCTATTTTAGCTTATGGAGAAAAAGGTATCAGAACTTATAATGATATTGATATTTTAGTTAGCAAGAAAAATTTATTAAAAGTATCAGGTATATTAAGAGAAAAGGCAAAAGTGGAAGAAAATTTAACGAGGGAAGAAAAAATATTGCTTTATTCATTATCCCATCAAATTCAACCAATAAATATTATTTATAAAAATATTACTATAAATATAGATTTGAATTATGATATATTATGGGGAGAGTATAAAGGACAACCTATTGATATAGAAGAATTTTTGTCTGATAATATACAAATGAATATATATGGATGCTGCATAAAAACATTAACTCCTTTAAAAGCTTTTATCCAACTTTGTCTTCATAATTATAAAGATTTAAATTCAGTATTTATATTGGCATCTCGACATAAAATTAGCTTATCATCTTTTAAAGATATATATAATTTATTAATAAATAACCTGGATAAAATATCAATTGATGAATTATATAATAAATGCAAGAAATATAAAATCTTACCTTATATATATTACATTCTATTCTATACGAATAAAATTTATAAAAATAATATTATAGACAAATATGTTCAATCATTCAAAACCTCAGAGGGAGTATCACTGTTAAATAGTTATGGACTAAATAATAAAGAAAGAAAAGAATGGCGAATCTCTTTTCAAGATAGATTAAAATGTGAGAATTTGTACGATATTATCAAATCAGATTTGACAGAAAAAGATATTTCTAAAATAAAAATTAATAAGAAAATATTTAATTAA
- a CDS encoding radical SAM protein, which yields MNYFEFIIFNDDDNNINSWVSIGYLSSILQKKVNIKPRINFYTSEDINNVVKKICKDPPLAIGLPLLQHNFDTVINFAQMVKKKLPDVFIVLGNKEATRYYNFIFENYNCIDGIILGEGEDTLSDLCTRLINKLPLVGCDGLYVKTEDGLIKNKPRILEQNIDKFPFPDRSYRIGNSNRYNLIGSRGCVGNCTYCEANSIYTYNSGYHVRMRSIKNILDEIESILKKHTFIFVTFLDSTFCSFNHNSLERLEELYTGLKKRNLDIHFSINIRSEQVNKQFVDCLVKLKEVGLVSILIGIESGNKEDLDLYGKTATLDIHEKAIKLLNKNNIINGKNDIIFEYGFINFNPYTTLDKLKKNLNFIDKNNLLCYPYDLLSRLRISGNAAITKRIHNDGLLLQDINVPIKDPYAYRFKNNHITELYKILERSFNILNVTYFQNIIGQYLRYQKFFPEKKLFVDINNVHEYNKYITHISKIIFNNAIKLSLNEINEKELLETSYFYKNKLKRYVDKLQVISNRLSIDLHKIKQLAHF from the coding sequence ATGAATTATTTTGAATTTATTATATTTAATGATGATGATAATAATATTAATTCATGGGTTAGTATTGGTTACCTAAGTAGTATTCTTCAAAAAAAAGTGAATATAAAACCTAGAATTAATTTTTATACTTCTGAGGACATTAATAATGTTGTAAAAAAAATATGTAAAGATCCACCCCTAGCGATTGGTCTACCACTTTTGCAACATAACTTTGATACAGTTATTAATTTTGCACAAATGGTAAAAAAGAAATTACCTGATGTTTTTATAGTTTTAGGTAATAAAGAGGCAACCAGATATTATAACTTTATATTTGAAAATTATAATTGTATTGATGGGATAATATTGGGTGAAGGAGAAGATACATTAAGTGATTTATGTACAAGGTTAATTAATAAATTACCACTTGTTGGTTGTGATGGTTTATATGTAAAGACTGAAGATGGTTTAATAAAAAACAAACCAAGAATCTTAGAACAAAATATAGATAAATTTCCTTTTCCTGATAGGAGTTATCGTATTGGAAATAGTAATAGATATAATCTTATTGGTTCTAGAGGATGTGTTGGAAACTGTACTTATTGTGAAGCAAATTCTATATACACATACAATTCCGGGTATCATGTCAGAATGAGAAGTATCAAAAATATTTTAGATGAAATTGAAAGTATTTTAAAAAAACATACTTTTATTTTTGTAACTTTTCTGGATTCAACTTTTTGTAGTTTTAATCATAATTCACTTGAAAGACTGGAAGAATTATATACAGGTTTAAAAAAAAGAAATTTGGATATACACTTTAGTATAAATATAAGATCAGAACAAGTTAATAAACAGTTTGTAGACTGTTTGGTTAAATTAAAAGAAGTTGGGTTAGTTTCAATACTTATTGGTATAGAATCTGGAAATAAAGAAGACTTAGATTTATATGGTAAAACAGCTACATTAGATATACATGAAAAAGCTATTAAATTGTTAAATAAAAATAATATTATTAATGGTAAAAATGATATAATTTTTGAGTATGGGTTTATAAATTTCAACCCTTATACAACACTTGATAAACTTAAAAAAAATTTAAATTTTATCGATAAGAATAATCTTCTTTGCTATCCTTATGATCTGTTAAGCAGATTAAGGATATCTGGAAATGCAGCTATAACAAAAAGAATACATAATGATGGGTTACTCCTTCAAGATATTAATGTGCCAATTAAAGATCCTTATGCATATAGATTTAAAAATAATCATATTACAGAATTATATAAAATACTTGAACGTTCTTTTAATATATTAAATGTTACATATTTTCAAAATATCATTGGGCAATATTTACGATACCAAAAATTTTTCCCAGAAAAAAAATTATTTGTTGATATAAATAATGTTCATGAATATAATAAATATATTACTCATATTTCAAAAATTATATTTAATAATGCTATTAAACTAAGTTTAAATGAAATTAATGAAAAAGAGTTATTAGAAACATCTTATTTTTATAAAAATAAATTGAAAAGATATGTTGATAAATTACAAGTAATAAGTAATCGTCTATCTATTGATTTACATAAAATTAAACAATTGGCTCATTTTTAG
- a CDS encoding ABC transporter ATP-binding protein — protein MFKESIKSIIIMLKYARKPTIIKILVVLFSSILTPLSLYFTKQLIDNIEPYVAGESDIFFILIWGILLLISMLFSATKGYYDRIIEINLRSALMKKFTPVILNKFKKIKYSCFEDPEVHDLILRMGKEPHNKILDIFLNTSTVILSTFTLIGTTIIFVQVSVWFALGFLLILIPILWFHFKSRDIMETMYNKQTRDERKLNYFAKLLSDKHSLFELKIFNAIHYIIKLWRNSTELVVSQQIKTTFRSQILLFVSTLLLSFFSLFIVLMLAYYMLDGKLSVGLFIALIGSIQTFYIVTDDLARGFSGLSQKYLQIKHFYKFIDLPVVKNIYDDSSKKTSELFHKKEDFIMFKNIEFRYPNATKTVLRDLSFTIKSGERVAIVGKNGAGKSTLIKLLSGLYEPDKGLIVVNGVNINNYSQKQRKNILSAVFQDYSNYFLTLRENVAFGNIKKLEDDIALLEALHKGLAEEVLNLSTLGLNMNLGKLEQDGIDLSKGQWQRVAIARASFSQASFIVLDEPTASLDPVAESTLYKSFLNILKDKGCILISHRLASARFCDRILVMDKGHIVESGTHNKLMDKDGLYAKMFNMQSSWYKDGDSFEN, from the coding sequence ATGTTTAAAGAGTCCATAAAATCAATAATTATTATGTTAAAATATGCTAGAAAACCAACCATCATAAAAATTCTTGTTGTTTTATTTTCATCAATTCTTACACCATTGAGCTTATATTTTACTAAACAGTTAATTGACAATATCGAACCATACGTAGCGGGAGAATCTGATATATTTTTCATATTAATATGGGGGATTTTATTATTAATTAGTATGTTATTTTCAGCGACTAAAGGATACTATGACAGAATAATAGAAATAAATTTAAGAAGTGCATTAATGAAAAAGTTTACTCCTGTTATATTAAACAAATTTAAAAAAATCAAATATTCTTGTTTTGAAGACCCTGAAGTGCATGATTTAATACTTAGAATGGGTAAAGAACCTCATAATAAAATTCTAGACATCTTTTTAAATACATCAACGGTAATTTTAAGCACTTTCACATTAATCGGTACTACGATAATATTTGTTCAGGTTTCTGTTTGGTTTGCATTAGGATTTTTACTAATCTTGATACCTATTCTTTGGTTTCACTTTAAATCTAGAGATATTATGGAGACTATGTATAATAAACAGACTAGAGATGAACGTAAACTAAATTATTTTGCCAAATTGCTGTCAGATAAGCATTCTTTATTTGAACTTAAAATATTTAATGCAATTCATTATATCATTAAGCTGTGGCGTAATAGTACAGAGTTAGTTGTTTCTCAGCAGATAAAAACTACCTTTCGTTCACAAATTTTATTGTTTGTTAGTACATTATTATTATCATTTTTTTCTTTATTTATAGTACTTATGTTAGCTTATTATATGCTAGATGGTAAATTATCTGTTGGATTGTTTATAGCATTAATTGGTTCTATTCAAACTTTTTATATTGTAACCGACGATTTAGCTAGAGGTTTTTCAGGTTTATCGCAAAAATATTTGCAAATTAAACATTTTTATAAATTTATAGATTTGCCTGTTGTAAAAAATATCTATGATGATTCTTCTAAAAAAACATCTGAATTATTTCATAAAAAAGAAGATTTCATAATGTTTAAAAATATTGAATTTAGATATCCAAATGCAACTAAAACTGTTTTGAGAGATTTGAGTTTTACTATTAAAAGTGGAGAACGTGTTGCTATAGTTGGAAAGAATGGAGCTGGGAAGTCTACTTTAATTAAATTATTAAGCGGTTTATATGAGCCAGACAAGGGTTTAATTGTTGTTAATGGAGTTAATATAAATAATTACTCCCAAAAACAAAGAAAGAATATTTTAAGTGCAGTATTCCAGGATTACTCAAACTATTTTCTTACTTTACGAGAAAATGTTGCTTTTGGAAATATTAAAAAATTAGAAGATGATATAGCCCTATTAGAAGCGTTACATAAAGGATTAGCTGAAGAAGTATTAAATCTTTCAACTTTAGGATTAAATATGAATTTAGGAAAACTGGAACAAGATGGAATAGATTTATCAAAGGGACAATGGCAACGTGTTGCAATTGCAAGAGCTTCATTTTCCCAAGCTTCTTTTATAGTATTGGATGAACCAACAGCTTCATTAGACCCAGTAGCAGAAAGCACATTATATAAATCTTTTCTTAATATTCTTAAAGACAAGGGGTGTATTTTAATTTCACATAGGTTAGCTAGTGCACGTTTTTGTGATAGAATCTTAGTTATGGATAAAGGTCACATTGTTGAGAGTGGAACTCATAATAAATTGATGGATAAAGATGGATTATATGCTAAAATGTTTAATATGCAAAGCTCATGGTATAAGGATGGTGATAGTTTTGAAAACTAG